Proteins encoded by one window of Methyloterricola oryzae:
- a CDS encoding sulfurtransferase TusA family protein has product MSDFDLELDTCGLMCPLPLLRLKKALHGMDSGQVVRVLATDPASVLDFGVFLEQTGHTLLVRGEDSGVLHYMIRKS; this is encoded by the coding sequence ATGTCTGACTTCGACCTTGAACTTGATACCTGCGGTCTCATGTGTCCCCTGCCCCTGCTGCGCCTGAAGAAGGCGCTGCACGGGATGGACAGCGGCCAGGTGGTCCGGGTGCTGGCCACGGACCCGGCGTCGGTGCTGGATTTCGGCGTGTTCCTGGAACAAACCGGGCACACACTGCTGGTCCGCGGCGAAGATTCCGGCGTCCTTCACTACATGATCCGCAAGAGCTGA
- a CDS encoding toll/interleukin-1 receptor domain-containing protein, translating into MIAKPRLAWYVLAYLGLMAAIALLTPWRHVDWYVAGKLSPPPPLASNIVFLGLTSPAAIAESELANYRERLSSLLRLIASGQYGRPMVLLLDIRIRSSQTGLEQLTQAIKAVQDGGTKVYAAVDPFQPGTTEFNPDYMVLNEHAQSLYQDVLDGSGHTLMQWLWQTAKYDAYLDIGDGVSIPAVAIKISEDFFQYPVVSSQRSIVIQVGPREDFLQQAYRFEAGTLSRLADTSGKPAKPDLNGKLLIVGNPQEKPPAEFPEELKRPGPELLAWALSARISRSTAELKVEPWLLVAYTLGLSGLACFLARFLYLRSPALRSRYPSLAPLAGGALALLGLIFVVWFLRSLNFIYPMVTLVAAGIVAASVMTALYLKRRLQWALFHAERIESTGDYDVFISYSRTEPEHIAWVAANVVEPLRTQARKPDGSPLKVFFDKESIRLGDDWPTRVAHDVNSSRVFVPIYSRDYFSKPVCKYEMEQALKMYVMLKNLIVPVMRSQEPIAIPNAYDGINYIDAIREPEFAKRLVERVSQAIAEVELRAVV; encoded by the coding sequence ATGATAGCCAAGCCGCGTCTGGCCTGGTATGTGCTCGCCTATTTGGGCCTGATGGCCGCGATCGCTCTTCTGACCCCCTGGCGTCATGTGGACTGGTACGTGGCCGGAAAGCTGTCTCCGCCGCCGCCCCTGGCCAGCAATATCGTCTTCCTCGGCCTCACGTCGCCGGCGGCCATTGCCGAGAGCGAACTGGCCAACTACCGGGAGCGCTTGTCGTCCCTGCTGCGCCTGATCGCGTCCGGCCAGTACGGGCGGCCGATGGTGCTGCTGCTCGACATCCGCATCCGCTCCTCCCAGACTGGCCTGGAGCAATTAACGCAGGCCATCAAGGCAGTGCAGGACGGCGGAACCAAGGTCTACGCCGCCGTCGACCCCTTCCAGCCCGGCACCACCGAATTCAACCCGGACTACATGGTACTGAACGAACATGCGCAGTCGCTTTACCAGGACGTGCTGGACGGTTCCGGCCATACCCTCATGCAATGGCTGTGGCAAACCGCCAAGTACGATGCCTATCTGGATATCGGCGACGGTGTATCCATCCCCGCTGTCGCCATCAAGATTTCCGAGGACTTCTTCCAGTACCCCGTCGTGTCCTCGCAGCGCTCCATCGTGATCCAGGTCGGGCCGCGCGAGGACTTCCTGCAGCAGGCCTATCGTTTCGAGGCCGGTACTCTTTCGCGGTTGGCGGACACATCGGGCAAGCCAGCCAAGCCCGACCTGAACGGAAAGCTGCTGATCGTCGGAAACCCCCAAGAAAAGCCTCCGGCCGAGTTTCCCGAGGAACTCAAGCGTCCCGGTCCGGAGTTGCTGGCCTGGGCCTTGTCAGCCCGCATTTCGCGCTCGACCGCCGAACTCAAGGTCGAACCCTGGCTGCTGGTGGCCTACACGCTGGGTTTGTCCGGTCTGGCCTGTTTTCTGGCCAGGTTCCTGTATCTGCGCTCGCCGGCCTTGCGCAGCCGCTATCCCAGCCTGGCGCCCCTGGCCGGCGGCGCGCTCGCGCTGTTGGGACTGATTTTTGTCGTCTGGTTTCTGCGCTCGCTTAATTTCATTTATCCAATGGTCACTCTGGTCGCGGCAGGGATTGTCGCGGCCAGCGTGATGACCGCGCTTTACCTCAAGCGGAGGCTGCAATGGGCCCTGTTCCACGCCGAGCGGATCGAGTCGACGGGCGATTACGATGTGTTCATCAGTTATTCGCGCACCGAGCCGGAACATATCGCCTGGGTGGCCGCCAACGTGGTCGAGCCCCTGCGGACCCAAGCCCGGAAGCCCGACGGTTCGCCATTGAAGGTATTCTTCGATAAGGAAAGCATCCGCCTCGGCGACGACTGGCCGACCCGGGTGGCGCACGATGTGAACAGCAGTCGAGTGTTCGTTCCGATCTATTCCAGGGACTATTTTTCCAAGCCGGTGTGCAAGTACGAGATGGAGCAGGCGCTGAAGATGTATGTAATGCTGAAAAACCTCATCGTGCCGGTGATGCGCTCGCAAGAGCCCATCGCCATACCAAACGCCTATGACGGTATCAACTACATCGACGCCATCCGCGAGCCGGAGTTCGCGAAGAGGCTGGTGGAGCGCGTGTCGCAGGCAATTGCCGAGGTCGAACTGCGAGCCGTCGTTTAA
- a CDS encoding ROK family protein: MRIGVDLGGTKIEVIVLDEAGRERLRRRVATPQDRYLETLEAVRDLVLDAEQELGTRCPVGIATPGALSKASGLLKNSNSTCLNGKPLKDDLESLLQRPLRIANDADCFALSEATDGGAAGASSVFGIILGTGVGGGIVVNGRLLTGPNGIAGEWGHNPLPWPKLDEYPGPECYCGRRGCIETFVSGPGLAHDHARRTGCPLEAKDIVQRAASGDAACAASIALYEERLARALAHVINLLDPEVIVLGGGLSNCERLYRNLPTHLAALVFSDRVDTRIVPPRFGDSSGVRGAAWLWESSPLSR, from the coding sequence ATGAGAATTGGCGTCGACCTGGGCGGCACCAAGATTGAAGTGATCGTACTGGACGAGGCCGGCCGCGAGCGCCTGCGCCGAAGGGTCGCGACGCCCCAGGACCGGTACCTTGAAACCCTGGAGGCTGTCCGCGACCTCGTGCTAGACGCCGAACAGGAACTTGGCACCCGCTGCCCTGTTGGCATCGCCACACCCGGCGCGCTTTCCAAGGCCAGCGGCCTGTTGAAAAACTCCAATTCCACCTGCCTCAACGGCAAGCCCCTTAAAGACGACTTGGAGTCCCTGTTGCAGCGGCCCCTGCGCATAGCCAACGACGCGGACTGCTTCGCCCTGTCCGAGGCGACCGACGGTGGCGCGGCCGGCGCCTCCAGCGTCTTCGGCATCATCCTCGGCACCGGCGTGGGCGGCGGCATCGTGGTCAACGGCAGACTCCTCACAGGCCCCAACGGAATCGCCGGCGAGTGGGGACACAATCCCCTGCCCTGGCCCAAACTGGACGAGTACCCCGGGCCTGAGTGCTACTGCGGCCGGCGTGGATGCATCGAGACCTTCGTCAGCGGTCCCGGCCTGGCTCACGACCATGCCCGGCGAACCGGGTGCCCGCTCGAGGCCAAGGACATCGTCCAGCGCGCCGCGTCAGGGGATGCCGCGTGCGCCGCGAGCATCGCGCTCTACGAGGAACGCCTGGCGCGGGCCCTGGCCCATGTCATCAACCTGCTCGATCCGGAAGTCATCGTGCTGGGTGGCGGTCTGTCCAATTGCGAGCGCCTGTATCGGAATCTGCCCACTCATCTGGCGGCCCTCGTCTTCTCCGACCGCGTCGACACCCGCATCGTGCCTCCGCGTTTTGGCGACTCCAGCGGTGTGCGTGGCGCAGCCTGGTTGTGGGAGTCATCCCCCCTGAGCCGCTAG
- the argA gene encoding amino-acid N-acetyltransferase, with translation MTHDTKHSAFVRWFRDSSPYIHAHRGRTFVVSFGGEALADGLFANLVHDFALLNSLGIRLVLVHGARPQVEQRLRAMGAELRYVGALRVTDAVALECVKEAAGTVRVEIEALLSMGLANSPMAGARIRVASGNFVVAKPLGVRDGVDFGHTGEVRRVDAEAIRASLDQGNVVLLSPLGYSPTGEIFNLSAEEVATAVASALRADKLLLLAEQDCRSPTDGKPLQQLTTREAGELLQNVLPLQEEMYPHLKAAVVAAQSGVQRAHLINRHIDGAILLELFTRDGVGTLVSSTPFEEMRPAAINDIGGLLDLIRPLEESGVLVPRTRENLEREITAYSVIERDGLIVGCGALHVFAEEKMAELACLALHPDYRGEKRGERLLGHLEAKARRLGLERVFVLSTQTIHWFRERGYDPARIGDLPVKRQALYNYRRNSKILVKHLDKP, from the coding sequence GTGACCCACGACACCAAACATTCCGCCTTCGTCCGCTGGTTCCGCGATTCATCCCCCTATATCCACGCGCACCGGGGCCGCACCTTCGTGGTGTCATTCGGCGGCGAGGCCCTGGCCGACGGCCTGTTCGCCAACCTGGTCCACGATTTTGCCCTGCTCAACAGCCTGGGCATCCGCCTGGTGCTGGTGCATGGCGCCAGGCCTCAGGTGGAGCAGCGCCTGCGCGCCATGGGCGCGGAGCTGCGCTATGTGGGTGCACTGCGCGTGACCGACGCCGTGGCCCTGGAATGCGTCAAGGAAGCTGCCGGCACGGTGCGGGTGGAGATCGAGGCGTTGTTGTCCATGGGCCTGGCCAATTCCCCCATGGCAGGGGCCCGGATTCGCGTGGCTTCCGGCAATTTCGTGGTGGCCAAGCCTCTGGGTGTCCGCGATGGCGTTGACTTCGGCCACACCGGCGAAGTGCGCCGGGTGGACGCCGAAGCCATCCGCGCAAGCCTGGACCAGGGCAATGTGGTGTTGTTGTCGCCCTTGGGCTATTCGCCGACCGGGGAGATTTTCAACCTCAGCGCTGAGGAAGTCGCCACGGCGGTGGCATCGGCCCTCAGGGCAGACAAACTGCTCCTGCTGGCGGAGCAGGATTGCCGCAGCCCGACCGACGGCAAACCGCTGCAACAACTCACCACACGGGAGGCCGGGGAACTGTTGCAAAACGTTCTCCCCTTGCAGGAAGAGATGTATCCACACCTGAAGGCGGCGGTGGTGGCGGCGCAGTCCGGCGTGCAGCGGGCCCATTTGATCAATCGGCACATCGACGGCGCGATTCTGCTGGAGCTTTTTACCCGTGACGGCGTGGGCACCCTGGTCAGCTCCACGCCTTTCGAGGAAATGCGCCCCGCGGCGATCAACGACATCGGCGGCCTGTTGGACCTGATCCGCCCGCTGGAGGAAAGCGGCGTGCTGGTGCCGCGCACCCGCGAGAACCTGGAGCGGGAAATCACTGCCTACAGCGTGATCGAACGCGACGGTTTGATCGTCGGCTGCGGCGCGTTGCACGTCTTCGCCGAGGAGAAAATGGCCGAACTGGCTTGCCTGGCCCTGCATCCGGATTATCGCGGGGAAAAGCGCGGCGAACGCCTGCTCGGCCATTTGGAGGCCAAGGCACGCCGTCTGGGACTGGAGCGGGTGTTCGTGCTTAGCACGCAGACCATCCATTGGTTCCGGGAGCGCGGCTATGATCCGGCCCGCATCGGCGATCTGCCCGTCAAGCGTCAGGCACTCTACAATTACCGGCGCAATTCCAAGATACTGGTCAAACACTTGGACAAGCCCTGA
- the cysG gene encoding siroheme synthase CysG, protein MDYLPLFFKLTDAPCLVVGGGEVALRKVDTLRRAGASVTVISPALCPALTELAEGGHIHWVAGEFAAYVSELPGFRLVISATDRADVNQAVYRAAVALNLPVNVVDCPELCTFIFPAIIDRSPVVAAVSSGGVSPVLARLLRGRIEALIPPGFGELARLAERYRSQVKAALTDPSRRRRFWESALQGTPAELVLSGRSGEAEAVLERDLAAAVSGSSAAAGMVYLVGAGPGDPDLLTVRALRLIQEADVVVYDRLVSPEVMALVRKDAERIYAGKQRSEHTLPQDQINRLLADLAKSGRRVVRLKGGDPFIFGRGGEEIETLMAEGIVFQVVPGITAASGCAAYAGIPLTHRDYAQSCTFVTGHLKDGTVIDLDWRRLAVPQQTIVIYMGLQGLEAICDSLQAHGCAPDLPAALIQQGTTRHQVVVTGTLASLPGKVAERNIKAPTLVIIGQVVRLHERLAWFHTDGA, encoded by the coding sequence ATGGATTATCTGCCGCTGTTTTTCAAATTGACCGATGCACCCTGCCTGGTGGTGGGGGGCGGAGAAGTGGCCTTGCGCAAGGTGGATACCCTGCGCCGCGCGGGCGCCAGCGTGACCGTGATCAGCCCCGCCCTGTGCCCCGCTTTGACCGAGTTGGCGGAAGGCGGGCATATACATTGGGTGGCCGGCGAATTCGCCGCATATGTCTCCGAGCTGCCTGGGTTTCGCCTGGTGATCAGCGCCACCGACCGGGCGGACGTCAACCAGGCCGTCTACCGCGCTGCGGTTGCTCTGAACCTGCCAGTGAACGTGGTGGACTGTCCCGAGCTTTGTACCTTTATCTTTCCGGCCATTATCGACCGCTCGCCGGTGGTGGCGGCGGTATCCTCAGGCGGGGTCTCGCCGGTGCTCGCCCGGCTCCTCAGGGGGCGGATCGAGGCGCTGATTCCGCCCGGATTTGGCGAGTTGGCGCGGCTGGCGGAGCGGTATCGTAGCCAGGTCAAGGCGGCCCTTACGGACCCCTCCCGGCGTCGCCGCTTCTGGGAAAGCGCCTTGCAGGGCACGCCGGCGGAATTGGTGTTGAGCGGGCGTTCCGGAGAAGCGGAAGCCGTGCTGGAACGCGATCTGGCTGCGGCAGTCTCCGGCAGTTCCGCCGCCGCGGGCATGGTGTACCTGGTTGGTGCCGGGCCGGGGGATCCGGATCTGCTAACCGTACGCGCCCTGCGTCTGATCCAGGAGGCCGATGTCGTCGTCTACGACCGCCTCGTTTCGCCCGAGGTCATGGCGTTGGTTCGCAAGGACGCCGAGCGGATCTATGCGGGCAAGCAGCGCAGCGAGCATACCCTTCCCCAGGATCAGATCAACCGCCTGCTGGCTGATCTGGCCAAGTCGGGGCGCCGGGTCGTGCGGCTCAAGGGCGGGGACCCGTTCATCTTTGGGCGCGGCGGCGAGGAAATCGAGACCCTGATGGCCGAGGGGATCGTATTCCAGGTCGTACCCGGCATTACCGCGGCATCGGGCTGCGCCGCTTATGCCGGCATTCCCCTGACCCACCGCGATTACGCGCAGTCCTGCACCTTCGTAACCGGGCACTTGAAGGACGGCACGGTGATCGACCTGGACTGGCGGCGCCTGGCGGTGCCGCAGCAGACCATCGTGATCTATATGGGGCTGCAAGGGCTGGAAGCCATCTGCGACTCGCTGCAGGCGCACGGCTGCGCCCCCGATCTTCCCGCCGCCCTAATACAGCAGGGCACCACCCGCCATCAGGTGGTGGTCACCGGCACCCTCGCGAGCCTGCCCGGGAAGGTGGCCGAGCGGAACATCAAGGCCCCGACCCTGGTGATCATAGGCCAGGTCGTGCGCCTGCACGAGCGCTTGGCCTGGTTCCACACCGACGGCGCCTAG
- a CDS encoding RNA pyrophosphohydrolase, producing the protein MIDSEGYRLNVGIILCNDDGRVFWARRAGMRSWQFPQGGIKFNEDPDSAMFRELYEEVGLRNSHVQVIGRTNEWLRYDLPERYIRKHSQPLCIGQKQLWYILRLNAAESNICLNCSDKPEFDAWCWVDYWHPLTDVVYFKREVYRQALTELGYHLIPAQVPVSAVGFLSEERKADSQ; encoded by the coding sequence ATGATCGACTCGGAAGGTTACCGCCTCAATGTAGGTATCATTCTTTGCAATGACGACGGCCGCGTGTTTTGGGCCCGCCGCGCAGGAATGCGTTCGTGGCAGTTTCCCCAGGGCGGCATCAAGTTCAACGAGGATCCGGATAGCGCCATGTTCCGGGAACTGTACGAGGAGGTTGGCCTACGCAATTCGCATGTGCAGGTCATCGGCAGGACCAACGAGTGGCTGCGCTACGATCTGCCCGAGCGTTACATTCGTAAACATTCCCAACCCCTGTGTATCGGGCAGAAGCAGCTCTGGTACATCCTTCGCCTCAACGCCGCCGAATCCAATATCTGTCTGAATTGTTCCGACAAACCGGAATTCGACGCCTGGTGCTGGGTCGACTACTGGCATCCCTTGACCGACGTGGTCTACTTCAAGCGGGAAGTCTACCGCCAGGCGCTGACCGAACTGGGTTACCACTTGATTCCGGCCCAGGTCCCGGTGAGCGCGGTCGGCTTCCTGTCCGAGGAACGCAAAGCGGATTCTCAATAA
- a CDS encoding tetratricopeptide repeat protein: MKRRAFAAAVLGLMALREPRAEPSQIQVIEVRVAGSRTGEPVEVTLVMPELEQPVRRPIAEQDFLPLGAEMIVPTRTVFRLQSPNGTECTLSPGARYRVDSTSARGEMHSVLGGTARFHVSKLLDFFNVEFKGFVGLVRGTEFTLKVDPGRDVEADLKEGRLRIGQTGKVRINEGARESEVLAIKILEPGIASQASYALQQESVLQSFATIQEAEDHYRAQLESALAGGDFDLIEAARNDLGSIFISLGRPQSAAPQFSEGAAAAQARNDKPWEARMLNNLGTARYQLRDFRGAIQALQRALSINLELYPVGIQRRIAHNYNNLGLAYRGLGDMARSIEYFEKAIKTNQLLPADDRNRQAAAGNYENLGETYLKRGDKERGFEYLERALKIRKALPPAGRHPDLGVSYNRLGIAYEQSGDLVKAEQYHTQALTLRRQLYPDGRHPTVAESHFHLGRVLCRLGKCKLGIKQQEEALALALRLYPSGIDRTIAIACRSLAEAWRKEGDQGKAADYQKRAEQVEARLQIAP, translated from the coding sequence ATGAAACGGCGCGCGTTCGCCGCAGCGGTTCTCGGCTTGATGGCCCTGCGAGAGCCTCGGGCCGAACCCTCGCAGATCCAGGTCATCGAGGTGCGGGTGGCCGGCAGCCGCACGGGCGAGCCGGTGGAAGTCACCCTGGTCATGCCCGAACTGGAACAGCCGGTGCGGCGTCCCATCGCCGAGCAGGATTTCCTGCCGCTGGGAGCCGAAATGATCGTCCCCACGCGCACCGTGTTTCGTCTGCAATCACCCAATGGCACCGAGTGCACCCTCTCGCCCGGAGCGCGCTACCGGGTGGATTCCACCAGCGCGCGGGGTGAGATGCACTCGGTCCTGGGCGGGACGGCGCGTTTCCACGTCAGCAAGTTGCTGGATTTCTTCAATGTGGAGTTCAAGGGCTTCGTGGGCTTGGTGCGCGGGACCGAGTTCACCTTGAAAGTCGATCCCGGGCGAGACGTCGAGGCGGACCTCAAGGAAGGGCGCTTGCGCATCGGGCAGACAGGCAAGGTGCGCATCAACGAAGGCGCGCGCGAGAGCGAGGTGCTCGCGATCAAGATCCTGGAGCCCGGCATCGCCTCGCAAGCAAGCTATGCCTTGCAGCAGGAATCGGTGCTGCAGAGCTTTGCCACGATTCAGGAAGCGGAAGACCACTACCGCGCTCAGCTGGAAAGCGCGCTGGCGGGTGGAGATTTCGATCTGATCGAGGCCGCCAGGAACGATCTGGGTTCCATCTTCATCTCCTTGGGGCGCCCGCAATCGGCTGCGCCTCAGTTCAGCGAGGGTGCCGCCGCGGCGCAGGCGCGCAATGACAAGCCCTGGGAGGCACGCATGCTCAACAACCTGGGCACCGCCCGCTACCAGTTGCGCGACTTCCGCGGCGCGATCCAGGCGCTGCAGCGCGCCTTGAGCATCAATCTGGAACTCTACCCGGTAGGCATTCAGCGCCGCATCGCGCACAACTACAACAACCTGGGACTGGCCTACCGCGGTTTGGGAGACATGGCCCGCAGCATCGAGTACTTCGAGAAGGCGATCAAGACCAACCAACTGCTGCCGGCGGATGACAGGAATCGCCAGGCGGCGGCCGGCAATTACGAAAACCTGGGCGAAACCTATCTGAAGCGCGGCGACAAGGAACGCGGCTTCGAATACCTGGAGCGCGCCCTGAAAATCCGCAAGGCCCTGCCGCCCGCCGGCCGTCACCCGGATTTGGGCGTCAGCTACAACCGTCTGGGGATCGCTTACGAACAGAGCGGGGATCTGGTCAAGGCCGAGCAGTACCACACTCAGGCGCTCACCCTCCGTCGCCAGCTGTACCCGGATGGACGCCACCCCACAGTGGCCGAGAGCCATTTCCACCTGGGCCGCGTCCTGTGCCGGCTGGGTAAATGCAAGCTGGGCATCAAGCAGCAGGAAGAGGCTTTGGCCCTGGCGCTGCGTTTATATCCCTCGGGAATCGACCGCACCATTGCCATCGCCTGCCGCAGTCTGGCCGAGGCCTGGCGGAAGGAAGGCGATCAGGGCAAGGCGGCCGACTACCAGAAGCGGGCGGAGCAGGTGGAGGCGCGCCTGCAAATCGCCCCATGA
- a CDS encoding DUF2970 domain-containing protein, with translation MDEQKTPEQPGRPNLFQVIGSVLAAGFGVQSEKNRQRDFAGGSAGTFIVVGIVATILFVITLYMLVKLVIGAASA, from the coding sequence GTGGACGAGCAGAAGACACCGGAACAGCCAGGGCGACCGAACTTGTTTCAGGTCATCGGTAGCGTCTTGGCTGCCGGCTTTGGCGTGCAGAGCGAGAAAAACCGGCAACGGGATTTTGCCGGCGGCTCCGCGGGCACTTTCATCGTGGTCGGAATCGTCGCCACGATTCTTTTCGTAATAACGCTGTACATGCTGGTCAAACTGGTGATCGGGGCGGCATCGGCCTAG
- the cpdA gene encoding 3',5'-cyclic-AMP phosphodiesterase, which produces MSNVLHASHEGPIRVLQLTDFHLLRDPAETMMGINTEQSFTSVLHAASRDHGPADLILMTGDLAQDASPEVYGRLQGYLQAVGVPVCCIPGNHDELELMQSHLAADRIYLEGEILLGSWQIICLDSTVLDSAGGYLRSGQMAFLESALDSAAGLHTLVCLHHSPLPTRSQWLDTMRLGNGEEFIGLLKNRERVRVVVFGHVHQAMDVQEENLRLLACPSTCFQFKPGSSDFALDAAAPGYRWLDLHPDGEVTTGVVRLASLPSGLNLAAPGY; this is translated from the coding sequence ATGAGCAACGTCCTGCACGCCAGCCACGAAGGACCGATCCGCGTACTGCAGTTGACCGATTTTCACCTGCTACGGGATCCGGCCGAGACCATGATGGGCATCAACACGGAGCAAAGCTTCACATCTGTCCTGCATGCCGCTTCCAGGGACCATGGTCCCGCCGACCTGATCCTGATGACCGGTGACCTTGCGCAGGATGCAAGCCCGGAGGTCTACGGGCGGTTACAGGGGTATCTGCAGGCGGTGGGAGTGCCGGTGTGCTGTATTCCAGGCAATCATGATGAACTGGAACTGATGCAGTCTCACCTGGCGGCTGACCGCATTTATCTGGAAGGGGAAATACTGCTGGGATCCTGGCAGATCATCTGCCTGGACAGCACGGTGCTGGATTCGGCCGGCGGTTATCTGCGCAGCGGTCAGATGGCCTTCCTGGAATCCGCACTGGATTCCGCGGCGGGCCTTCATACCCTGGTCTGCCTGCATCATTCGCCGCTGCCCACGCGTAGCCAATGGCTGGATACCATGCGGCTCGGCAACGGCGAGGAATTCATTGGCTTACTGAAGAACCGGGAGCGGGTGCGGGTGGTCGTGTTTGGCCATGTGCACCAAGCCATGGATGTCCAGGAGGAGAACTTGCGCCTGCTCGCCTGTCCGTCCACTTGCTTCCAGTTCAAGCCGGGCAGTTCCGACTTTGCGCTGGACGCGGCGGCCCCCGGATACCGTTGGCTGGATCTGCACCCGGACGGCGAAGTGACAACGGGCGTGGTTCGGCTCGCCAGTTTGCCCTCTGGCCTCAACCTGGCAGCGCCGGGTTATTGA
- the pmbA gene encoding metalloprotease PmbA — protein sequence MTNLAQSVGSEGELARLQELVGDALAEARKRGASAAEAGLSVDRGLSVNVRLGDVETIEHHRSQGLGITVYFGQRKGSASTTDLRGEAVAETVAAACRIAAYAAEDPYAGLPDQDCLATTFPELDLYHPWELSPEDAIALALECETTARDFHPAIVNSEGASVSTYAGQRVLGNTLGFLHGYATSRHSIACSVIGESGDSMQRDDWWTVARAREDLEAASAVGEQAARRTVRRLDARSLTTRQCPVIFAADVAGGLLGHFLGAIRGGNLYRKSSFLLDSLEKPVFPEFVRLSEQPHMRRGLASAPYDSEGVATRAHDLVTAGVLKSYVLSTYSARKLGMQTTGNAGGVHNLMVDHGESDLPALLRQMGTGLLVGELMGQGVNLVTGDYSRGAAGFWVENGEIAHPVEEITIAGNLRDMYRNIVAIGSDVDRRGSIHTGSILLSGMTVAGN from the coding sequence GTGACGAATCTTGCTCAATCCGTTGGAAGCGAGGGCGAACTTGCGCGCCTGCAGGAACTGGTTGGCGATGCCTTGGCGGAAGCGCGCAAGCGCGGCGCGAGCGCGGCCGAGGCGGGATTGAGCGTGGACCGCGGACTGTCCGTCAATGTCCGCCTCGGCGACGTGGAGACCATCGAGCATCATCGTAGCCAGGGTCTGGGGATTACGGTCTACTTTGGTCAGCGCAAGGGTTCCGCAAGCACCACGGACCTGCGCGGCGAAGCGGTGGCCGAAACCGTGGCCGCCGCTTGTCGTATCGCCGCCTACGCGGCGGAGGACCCCTATGCCGGACTGCCCGATCAGGACTGCCTGGCCACCACTTTCCCCGAACTGGACCTTTACCATCCCTGGGAATTGTCGCCGGAGGATGCTATAGCCCTGGCCCTGGAATGCGAGACAACGGCGCGGGATTTCCACCCCGCCATCGTCAATTCGGAAGGCGCGAGCGTCAGCACCTATGCGGGTCAGCGGGTGCTTGGCAACACCCTGGGTTTCCTGCACGGGTACGCCACCAGCCGGCATAGCATCGCGTGTTCCGTCATCGGCGAGAGTGGCGATTCCATGCAGCGGGACGACTGGTGGACCGTGGCGCGGGCCCGCGAAGACCTCGAGGCGGCCTCCGCCGTGGGCGAGCAGGCCGCGCGCCGCACGGTGCGGCGCCTGGATGCGCGCTCGCTGACCACGCGCCAGTGTCCGGTAATTTTCGCTGCCGACGTGGCAGGCGGTTTGCTCGGGCATTTCCTCGGCGCCATCCGTGGTGGCAATCTGTACCGCAAGTCCTCGTTCTTGCTGGATTCGCTGGAAAAGCCGGTGTTCCCGGAGTTCGTCCGGTTGTCCGAACAGCCGCACATGCGCCGCGGTCTGGCCAGCGCGCCCTATGACAGCGAAGGGGTGGCGACGCGGGCCCATGACCTGGTCACCGCTGGGGTACTGAAATCCTACGTGCTGAGCACGTACTCGGCGCGCAAGCTGGGCATGCAGACCACCGGCAACGCCGGCGGCGTGCACAACCTTATGGTCGATCACGGTGAGTCGGACCTGCCGGCATTACTGCGGCAAATGGGTACCGGCCTTCTTGTGGGCGAATTGATGGGGCAGGGCGTCAACCTGGTAACCGGAGATTATTCCCGCGGCGCAGCCGGCTTCTGGGTGGAGAATGGCGAGATTGCACATCCTGTGGAAGAAATCACCATCGCCGGGAACCTGCGCGACATGTACCGTAATATCGTGGCCATCGGCAGCGATGTGGACCGCCGCGGCAGCATTCACACCGGCTCCATCCTGCTGTCCGGTATGACCGTGGCAGGTAACTGA
- a CDS encoding HAD family hydrolase — translation MNLAIFDLDNTLIAGDSDYLWGEFLVEQGVVEPAYFAENDRFYQEYKAGRLNIGEFLRFALKPLSEHALEVLLDWREQFILEKIRPILLPAAQDLIERHRAGGDLPLVITATNRFVTEPIVGLYGIEHLIATSPELADGRYTGDFVGEPCFREGKVKRLEAWLQEHQCGLEGSWFYSDSHNDIPLLSVVSNPVAVDPDETLAAYAQEQGWPVISLR, via the coding sequence ATGAATCTGGCCATTTTCGACTTGGACAACACCCTGATCGCCGGCGACAGCGATTATCTTTGGGGCGAGTTTCTAGTGGAGCAGGGCGTGGTTGAGCCGGCTTATTTTGCCGAAAACGACCGCTTCTACCAGGAATACAAAGCCGGCAGGCTGAATATCGGGGAGTTCCTGCGCTTCGCCCTGAAGCCCCTGTCCGAACACGCGCTGGAAGTCTTGCTGGATTGGCGGGAACAGTTCATCTTGGAGAAGATCAGGCCGATCCTGCTGCCGGCGGCGCAGGACCTGATCGAACGGCACCGCGCGGGGGGTGATCTGCCCCTGGTGATCACCGCCACCAATCGCTTCGTGACCGAGCCCATTGTCGGCCTTTATGGTATCGAGCATCTCATAGCCACCTCGCCAGAACTGGCGGATGGGCGCTATACCGGCGATTTCGTCGGCGAGCCATGCTTTCGGGAGGGCAAGGTGAAGCGGCTGGAGGCATGGCTGCAGGAGCACCAGTGCGGCCTTGAGGGCAGCTGGTTCTACAGCGATTCCCACAACGATATTCCATTGCTGTCCGTGGTCTCCAACCCGGTGGCCGTGGACCCCGACGAAACCCTGGCGGCCTACGCGCAGGAACAGGGCTGGCCGGTGATCAGCCTGCGTTGA